In Canis lupus familiaris isolate Mischka breed German Shepherd chromosome 15, alternate assembly UU_Cfam_GSD_1.0, whole genome shotgun sequence, the genomic stretch AGTAACTGGTAATTATTAATGGGGACCGTCATGAGACTAAATGGCCATTAGAGTGAACCAATCcgtatgtttctgtatttttttttttttttttgatgttgtcCTAATTCATTTCAGGAAGCTCTGGGAccattctacctttttttttttctttctcggCGACAGGCTTAtacagtgtgttttttttttttttaatttttatttatttatgatagtcacagagagagagagagaggcagagacataggcagagggagaagcaggctccatgcaccgggagcctgatgtgggattcgatcctgggtctccaggatcgcgccctgggccaaaggcaggcgccaaaccgctgcgccacccagggatccctatacagtgtgttttttacagaaaaaattcgCTCCCTGTCGTGTTCAGAGTCTGTATAACGTGTTGGTGACACTTTTAGGAGTTTTTTATGCAAATATGAAGGGTTTGGTTGAAgagaatgtgttttattttttatttttatttttttaaatttatttatgatagtcacacagagagagagagaggcagagacacaggcagagggagaagcaggctccatgcaccgggagcccgatgtgggattcgatcccgggtctccaggatcgcgccctgggccaaaggcaggcgccaaaccgctgcgccacccagggatcccgagaatgtGTTTTAAAAGAGGTGTGGCCAGCCCCCGTTTTGTAAAGTCCAGGTATGTCTCACTGTTACCAAGATCAAGTTCagattggggggaaaaatcatttCTCTAACATCCAGAATGGTTGAGTAACGAGTTAGGGTTTGGGCCACTTAAAGAcgcttcttattcttttttgtggcaGAGGAACTACTTATGGTGGAGCCAGGAGAGTGGCCGTGGGACCTCACCTGGTGGGAAGAGGGTGGCAGGCTGTGTTCACGGAGAAACTGcgtggagcagagggaggctcttttctgtttctgaaatgttGGTTTAAAGTgtggagggagggcctggggccagTAACAGGCTTGAATCTTCGTCGGGAGAGCTCAGAGGCTCCCTCGAGGGGAGCACGGCCACATGTGGTTGCGTAACGGTCAAACAGGATAGTACGGAACCTAGAGATTCTTCCCCTTTCCCTAACGGTTAcgtctttcaaaattttctagaCTGTTTCAGGGCCCTGACCGCTGCCTGAGCAGGGCACTCTCTTGCCTTACTCTGCGTGGGGTGGATGCTCAGGCTGCCTGGTGACGGGAGCGCCCCGGAGGGTCGTCTGTATTCATGGGACAGGGGCTGCTGGTTCCTCCCTAACGCTGCCTTGTGCTCTTCTGCAGATGTCATGTGGCCTGTGCTTTGGACCGTGGTGCGTACCTATGCTCCCTATGTCACGTTTCCTGTGGCCTTTGTGGTCGGGGCTGTGGGTTACCACTTGGAATGGTTCATCCGGGGAAAGGATCCCCAGCCTGCGGAGGAGGAGAAGAGCATCTCTGAGCGCCGGGAGGACCGCAAGCTGGATGAACTGCTAGGCAAGGACCACACCCAGGTGGTGAGCCTTAAGGACAAGCTGGAATTTGCCCCTAAAGCCGTCCTGAACAGAAACCGCCCGGAAAAGAATTAACGAAAGACACAGAGCCCTGTGGGCCCTTGTGGGCCACCACCGGCCCTGCCACCATGTCTGCGCCGCTCCAGAACCCACATCTGATTTGCTTTATGGCTTATTCTGGCCCCTCGCGTACCACCCGGCCAGGCAGACGTGTGAGCAGCGGAGGGGCCGGTGAAGAGGAAGGCCCTTGAGGGTGCTGCTGGCCTGAAGGCTCATCTGTCAGGCTTCTGCTCGTCGGGCGCACGGCTGGGAGGACTGTCATGAAATGAATGACGGCTGTCTGTTTCTTTGGGGAGGCCCCCCTGGCCTCACGTGGGAGCGGCTGGGGTTGGGGTGCTGCCTTAGGAGGTACACCTGCGTGCCCAGTTCCAGTGCACACTGGGAAGAATGCAACCAGCTGCCTGCCTCCCGTTGCTGGCTTGCCCACCCCCCTCTCACGCTTCCTGAAATCCTGTCCTGTCAGCTCAGGAGTGAGACTCCCTGGGGAGGAAAGCCTTTTACTGTTCTTGGAAGCCCAGGCTGCGTACCTTGGGGCAGGGGGATATGCTTGAAAACAGTCTCATTCTTCGCACACACCCACCCCCCCATCACTGTATGGTACAAAACCTGATTAAAGTGGCATCTGAGAACTGTCTTGATGTGCTCCTATCTTCCAGATGGTGTTGGGGTCTCCTTAGGAGTCAGGCAAGTGTAGGCATTGCGGGGTCGGAAATCACTGACCTCTAACCAAGAGCTCCGAGGCCCAGGCAGGTCCCCGGGAGCCTTTTTATCATGATGAGAAGAGAGTTCGAGGACTTACCAAATATGAATCCAGCGTAGACCAGGTTGCTTAGTAGTTGCTGTCAAATCTTTCAGTCATACGCAGACATACATTCTCCCCTACAAAAGTAATATGCGTGCACCCCAGGACACTTGGTAGAGATTGGGAAGGGTCGCCCCGCTGCCAGGGCTCCGGTACAGCCAGCAGGGTAGCATCTCGTTACCTTTCATCCACTCTTGGCATAACTGTTTAAGATTCCTATCACCTGTGTCCATTtaactttatcttcttttttttttttttttacctagtgTTTCACGTCGTCATTTTTCTGTCTTATCTCATGGTCTTCATAATCCTAGTTGTTCTTAGCAGCCGCATCACTGCCCATCAAGTGGGAAGGAAACGGACTTTGTTTTTTTGACAGTTTCCCCGTGGCTGGACGCTTGGGTCATTTCTGGTGGTTCCCCAGTGTGGGTGTGGCAGGGACTGTCTCTCGCAGGGCTCCTTCCTGCATTTTGGAGTAAATGGTGTTCTGGGTGAAGGAGGATGAGCAGTTTCAGGCGTCTGGATGCACGATGCCAAATGTCTTTCCTAAGTGGCTGCAGGCGTTTGTACTAGTGCTGCCGTTTGAGATGTTACAGGTGCTGTTGGAAGGGCAGCgagagcagagggcaggaaggggcctGAGAGCCGGGGTCCGCTGGAGTCCGCTGACCTTTGACCCAAGTGAGCAGAAGGAAATGAGGAGCGCGTGATGGGGGACGCGCCGTCCTTTAACGCCGGGGAGGGTGTTTGTCCTCTTGGGAACCAAGGCTCGACAGCGATAACAGGTGAAGTTGGGACCCGAACAGATGGAGATGCCGGCTGTGACgtgggaggagctggggagctggggaaggTGGTGGCCGGAGGGCAGGAGGCAGTGAGTCACTGGCGTCTCGTCTCCTCTGCCGTCCCTGAGGCTCCAGGGTGTGCTGAAAGGAGGTGCTGTTGCCATTAGGGACACCGGCGGATTCCTGGATTCCTGGTTCCCGGAGGACGTGCCAGGCTCTGCCAGCTGAGCCGGGGCGGGCGGGCCTCCGTGGCAGCTTGGTGCTGCCGCCCCGCGGCCGTCCTGGGCAGGCAGGCCGGGAACCAGGAGGAGGGTGGGCTGCCCTCGTGGGCGGGCGGCTGTGGCTGCTTCCAGTGTATGCTGCTTCCTCAGTGATGCCcacatttttaggtttttttttttttttttccctaaaagatGGTAGGAATTTAGGTATTTGtgtatggttctttttttttcattttgagacttgatatttaaatgttggcatttttttaaaaaaagattatttattaaaaaaaagatcatttattagAGCGCGCACATACGAGCAGGAGcaagggagggggagatggagaagcagaccccacgcTGCAgacctgggagcctgatgcaggactcgatcccaggaccctgagatcgtgacccgagcccaaggcaggggcGTAACTGAcgaggccacccaggcacctggcattttatcttctaaaaagaaattctaagcgTGCTTTTGTGCTCGTGGGGTTGATTTGGCCTCCCAGACTACCGCTGTTCTCCCAGTAAGGTCTGAGACGTATACTATCCACCCCCCAACCTGAGCAGTCTAACAACGTGGGGTAAACCTTAGGGCCCCGGAGCGGCGTCTCCGGAAACACTTCTGCGTGTCCTGCACATGTGTCGTTTTATTATCTGTCTAAGCAGAACTCGGGGGGATGGAAAAGCCACGGAAACAATAGCAGCAGAGTTTTCCCACAGCCTGAGATGTTTTGGGACTTGCAGCTAGGTCAGGAAGCCTGTCCCAGCTGCTGCACCCCTCCCAGGGCCCGGCTGCGGGGGCCCCATCTTTGGAGTCCCAAGGTgctcccctccagccccacccccgtTGCCCCCTTTTAAGTGATTCCGTGCCCTTGGGCCTGCCCTCCCTGAATCTCTGTGTGGGGCAAGTGTGTTAGGACGCGCAGCCGGGTCAGTGTCCCTCGGCCGCCACCGTGGGGCGTAGACCTAGAGCGGGCCTTCCTGCCTCTGCTTGGGAGCCTTCTGcaaaggcggggggtggggggcagcggggaTGCGCGGGGCGCTGGTTGCCTTCCGTCCTCGCTGATTCACCTTGCACGCACGTGTCCGTGTTTCGGGGCCGGCAGTCCTGATTCACTGAGACGTGTCAGGGCAGAGGCGCTCGGGGGGGTCGTGCTCGGGCCCCCACCCCGCGGGGCCTTGCGGGGCCAGTGATGGCCGTGGCTTCCGAGCcggctgcccctgccctcccctccgccGCCCGGCGTCTGGTGCTTTTCCACTCTCGCTGGAGCCTTTCCTGTGCCCGTGGCCGTGTTCTTCGAGTCAGCTGGGCGGCCGCCAGGATAAGCCAGCCCGGGAGCCCTTTGACTCCTGTGGGCCTCTCggggctcgggggtggggggctgctggcGAGCGGGCCACTGTGGGGTTGGCTTCCCGGAGCTCCCTGGGAGCAGCTCGAGGGGAAGCGCCCCCGTCTGGCCTCCGTCTTCCTTTCCCACGTTGGCGTGGGCGTCTCCGCGGTGCTGGGGTGGCCGGGCAGCCTGGCCCACTCGAGGTGACCCTTGCCTCAAGCGCTGGCTGCGTGGCCAATGGCGAGTCCCCTAGGCTCTCTGGGTCTCCTGTCCTCAGCTGTCATGGGGCTGGGCATGCCCGTGTGTGCCGGGCTGGAGCAAGGCTGAGGTGACGCGCAGAGCGAGTCCAGGCGAGTCCAGGGCGTCCGGGGACACTAGCTGCACTCATCTGCCCCTACCTGGAGCCCCTGCTTCCTGCGCTAGTCGCTCATACCCTCGTGACCCTGGTGAGGGGTGCCCTGGAGGCGGGAGCAGCCTTGGCTGGGGGAGTGATGACGGGGCGGTTGGGGTCTTCTTAGGGATCCGTCACAGGGCGGACCCGCTTGCCCAGGAACCACGCCGGCCAGACCTGGGTCGCTAAGCGGTAGTTCCCCGAGTGCCGTCCGCAGGGTCAGAGGCggagagtggggagcaggggaacAGGGGCTTGCGGGATGCCCTGGAGAGGCAAggagagcagggcctggggtgTGACCTTGCCCTCCTCCTGGCCTTGGCTTCTCTGCCTGCAAACTGGGGGTTTGAGTGTGTTCCCCGCGGatggagcagaaggagggagagagcagcCCCCGGAGTCCACGGAACCGTGGTGGCCTAGAGCCCCGTGGAGCCTCCCTGTTGCCGCGTCAGGCGGCAGCCAGGCTGGATCACGGAATCGcaataaataaatgctcttttATGCCTTCCCTGTCCAACGTCTCTCCCAGTGTTTGCTGAAAAGCAGTGTTTGgatttgagtttttaaagaagaGCAGCACACGTGGGTTTCCCTCCCAGGCTATCCCTGGGTTTGCAGGCGGCCCCCGTAGTCCAGGGTGTGACTGGGAAGTCCCTTTGCTTGTCCAGGCGTCCTCCGCGGGTGGGGACGGGCCTGCCTCCCTCCCGAGCTGCGAGGTGCAGGGGATGTTTGTAAAAGTCCCGGCTGGCTCTCCGTTTGGCGTGGAGCCCTTCCCCCGCCCTGTTCCTCGTGGTGTCAGGGCCCCCCTGCCCCGTCCCCTCCCCAGCCCGCGGCCACCGTCCTCTACATCTGCAGTTCGTCCTCTGTTCATCTCTCACGTCCCCCATTAGGGCCTCCTCCTCTTACCTGAACTTTCAGTCTCTTCGTGGAAACCCCTCCAGGTTCTGCCAGTATTTTGTCCGACGAGGTCCCTGCCTGCCCTCCGCGACCTCTGTGGCTCCTTCCCCCGTtgccccaggctccctcctgtCATCCCCCTGGGCCGGGAGCTAAGGTCTGCTGCCTCCCGAGCACACGATGCTTGTTTGGACCCTGACGCCTCTGTGTGCGCCGTGCACCCGTGCACCGTGCGTCCTTGGCTCCGGGCCGGCTCCTGTTACTCCTGTTACGCCGCGGGCTTTGGCAGCTCTAGGCCCAAGCCCACTCCCCTAAGCAgggccttcccttcctcctccagccccgTGGTCACTGTACCGTGGCACTGATTCCGGGGCGCTGTAACGGgtgcgccgcccccccccccccccgccccaggacgGTGGGTTCCTTGAGGCCTGGGGCCACGTCCTGCTCACCTCTCTGCCCCTTGCAGACGGCCTGGCACACAgtcattttcaataaatgttgagtgAATGAAGAGGCCCCTGAGTGATTCGGggtggagcaggggctggggccggCATCTCTGGAGGACGGCGGGGCCGCTGGGGTACCTGGAGGGGCCTGGCGGCCGAGTTTGGCGACAACTTTGCCTTCCCCGAGGCTGGTATAAGTGAACCCAGAAGAAACCACTGGCTTAGGTTTCCCAGGGGGAGAGGGGCTTGGGCGGAGGGCTGTGCTTCCCCACTGGGTGGGACCTGGACCAGCAGGGCCCATGATGAATTTGACCCCGTGACTCTGTAGTGGGGAACAATGTCCTCAGGAAGGCATTCAGGAAACCCTTCGCGTCGTAGTGATGAGCGCTGTGCAGCCGCCCGGCAGGGCGGATGGGGTCGCCCCAAGGAAGCCGCCAaggccctgggcccaggcccGGGGATCCCTGGACGCCCTGACCAGgggcctctccctcagcctcagcGCCACCGTGGGGAtccccggggcggggcctgggcgggccTGGGGGGCGTCTGTCTCTCTGGGGGGCCGAAGGGCCGGGCCTGGGTTCCGTCCTTTGCCCTGAAGCTGATGCACACCTCCCGTATCCATGCAAAGCCCTTTCATTTGTGCCTCCTCCCCGAGAGCTCAGGCGGGAGGGCGACGGCCCTGCTTGTCCTGCTAGCAAAGGGGAGCCGAGTCCTGGGTGGAGTGGGTCCCCCTTCCCGCCCTGTGACCGCAGCCCGTGCCCCTCCGCCTCCCAGCCCACTGCCGCCACCACTGTCCCTGCTCCGCAGACCGCTCTCTGCCAGGGCAGCACCCTTCGAGGGCCTGCTGGCCCCGCGCCGAGTCAGGCTGTGGCCAGGGCCCCCATGGCGGTGGTGCGGGCGGCTCCGGGACCCGCCTCGCGCTGCTGCCCCCTTGTCCTGTCCCCTCCTGCTCCCACGGCCCCGGGGCGCAGACCAAAGATGAAGCTTTCGGGGTAGCTGTGCCTCTGGTGCTCCCCGGACAGTTTGCCCCGCGTGCGGGGGCAGGTCGGGGTTACTCCCACaggtggagccctgtgtgggggcagctcagtcagttggtgCCCGGGCGGGTCGTTTACCCGCTGTGGCCCCCAGAGTCCTGTCCTGGCCGGTGTTCACCGGCTGTGAAGCTaggccgcggcgggcggggtcCTGGGCACCCCCCTTCCCGTCGGGGAGCTCAGCCCTGCGGTTAGGGTGCTGGGGTCAAAGCCCGCGCCGCAGTACGGCTCTGTGgggtcccatgtggggctcagctgtgggggtggggaggacatgggggctcctggggcgGGGGCTTGTGCTGAGGCCCGCTGTGTGGACCCTTGCATCGGGACCATGTTCTGAGTCTGGGCTCCAAGAGGGCGTGTGGGGCAACGGGCCCCCTCCTGCACTGCTGCGCCAGAGACAGGAGCTGGAAGTTGCGGGGCGCCCTGACCCCTGCCCCGAGGCCCTGACCCTTGCCCTGAGGCCCTGACCCTCGGGGTGCCATGCAGCAAGGCAGGGTTTCCGCGACAAAGGGCCACAGGCCAGGGCACATCGACAGCAGATGTAGATCCTCCCTTTGCTGTGGGGTGCCTGCAGGGTTGGCGCGCCCTGCGGCCTCTCTCTGGACCCGGGGGTGGCTGCCCCTTGCTGCATGCCCGCGACAAGGCCCCGGGGTCCTGTGCGCACACCTCCTTACAAGGACACAGCCTGGGTCGGGGCCAGTAAAGGCCTCGTCTCCAAATATGGGCACACCATGGGGTCCCCGGAGGTCGCAGCTTTAACATACAAGTTTTGAGGGGACACAGTCGAGCTGTAacaggagggtgggcagggggagagccTTGGGCATGGGTACCCAGCCCCCTGAGGCCGAGGCCTTAGGGTGGGAGCTGAACGCCTGAGGCCGGAAGACTGTGAGCTGATTATCCTCGGGGTCCCTGGGGTGAGGGAACAGTCAGGGGGCCCCAGGCACGGTCCCTGCTTCCCGGGCCTTATCAGAGCCTGGACGCCCTTCCGCCTCGAGGCAGCGGCAGCTGCTGAAGGCCTGGCcactgggctccccgcgggggaggtgggggggtggagggaggagggcaccGAGAATCCAGGATCGCTTCTGTTGTTTTTCCAGATTTACCTGCCCCACTGGGTAGGTTCACGCTGATACCCTCATACGGACGTTCCCCCCTGCCCTCGTGTGTGTTTTTGATAAAAGCTGAGCAGAGTGGGAAGGCGTCTCCGATGTCTGCTGGGGTCCAGATAACAAGCCGGCCCTGCTCTGGCCCGGCCCCCCCCGACCCCCGTGTCTGCTGCCAGCCCCCTCCTGCCCAGCCAGCCCGACAGTCCCAGGGGAAGAGCGAGCGCGCAGCCCCTCCCCGTGTCCCCGGGGACCTCGTTCTCCCCGGCACCCGAGGCAGACGGATCCCCGTGGAGACAAGGGAGCTGGCTTACCCGCTGAGCCCCACCTGGGCCGGGTGCCCACCATCGCCTTCGTCCTGCAGGGCAGGGTTGTGTCCGGGTCAGGGGGTGGAATGGGGGTCCGAGGCTGGGCTGCCCTCCTCGTCGCAGGTGCACGCAGTTCCTTTCCTCCCTGGGCAGCTGGCTGACCCCGGGGCCGGGGGAAGGGGACGGTGGGAAATTGCTGAGGgttttctcccctcctctccatctGCAGAGGCCCGGTTCTCCCCGGGCCccggggtgggagtgaatgggttgTCACCCCTTGACCTGTGCTGCCTCCCCactgctgcccccccacccccgcccctgccaccACAATGCCCCGAGGCTGATTCAGTGCCTCCTTTATCAGAAGTGGAAAACAATACAGAGCGGCCTGCTGGCAGGGTGGGtgcacccctgccctccctcgGGTTGCTTCACCACTGCCAGGAAGCCGGGAAGGACTTCCCATGGGGGGATGGGACGTGGGAGGGAAGTCCTGAGAGGCCAAGCGAGAGGAGGGGTACACGGCAGCCCCCATCCCCTCTCACTAGCTGGGGGCCCCTGGGCTGACTGCTGACGCCCGTGTACCCTTGTCCTGAGCACGAGGCTCCACCACCGGTGTCACCGGGTGGGCGCGGGCAGAGCCGTCTGCCCAGTGCCTGAGCCCCCAGAACAGGCTCCGGGTTGCCTGCCCTGGTTGCCCTGAGCCGCCTCGGTGGGGAGtcggggtgtggggtggggggcgcggccCGGGGAAGGCCTTTCTGGGGTCCAGCTGGAGCCCGGACGGACAGGAGGCCTCCCGCCCTGTTTCCGTGACACGCAGGAAGGCCAAGGAGTCGTGGCCATCCACTCTGGGGAGACGAGGTCCAAGGGGTGACCGGAGCAGCTCCGGGGAGCCCCCAAGGCCGCGGCCCCGAGTGTGCTGCGGAGGGAGCCGAATGCGGGGAAGCCTTTCCCAGCAAGAGCCCGGgatcctgggggcggggggcgggcgtcACTGAGGAAGGCCGCGCCGGGCGTGGGTTGGCCCGGAGTGCGTGGGTTGGCCGGGAGTCACCCCGGAATCAGAACCGGGCAGGGGGCTTGCGGGGAGGCCcagccgccgcccccgcccccgccccccgcctggcAGGGCTGTATTTTCGGAGACAGCGCAGGAAGTGGGCCTTCACAATGTCAGGATGCAGGAAGCGATCGGACTATTGAAGGCCACTTCCTGTGAGCTGGTCATTCACAGACATTTGTCACCGGCTATCAGGCCCTTAGGGTCCTGCCATTGTGTGGAGGGGCTGCAAGAGCCCGGGGGCTGCCGGCCGAGGCTCCTGGACACAGAATGCACTATTGTGCTCACCGGGCAGCACCccgtggggtggggaggaaggcgGTGGGTAAGAAGGGGACGCCTGCCTCTCATTGTCCCCCTGCacaatgggggtgggggctggggtctGCTCCACGGCCCCAGGGGGCTTTGGGCCGGATCTCAGCCAGGAGGCAGGGTGATGTCCAGCGGTCCTCCAGGCCATGACCACCTGGATGGCTCCGGGCGCATCCGTGGCTCCTGGGAGCTGCAGGCCTGCTCCAACCTGCTGGAGTGCGTCCCGGCGTGGGAGGTCGGCACACGGAGCGGCTCTGCTCAGGCTCCTGGCTGGGTGCTGCAGGTCCCTCGGTTCCGCCTGCGCCCTCCTGtcttcccttcctgccccctgGCGACCCCACCCTCTGTCGGGTCCAGGCACGTG encodes the following:
- the SMIM12 gene encoding small integral membrane protein 12, whose amino-acid sequence is MWPVLWTVVRTYAPYVTFPVAFVVGAVGYHLEWFIRGKDPQPAEEEKSISERREDRKLDELLGKDHTQVVSLKDKLEFAPKAVLNRNRPEKN